A window from Electrophorus electricus isolate fEleEle1 chromosome 7, fEleEle1.pri, whole genome shotgun sequence encodes these proteins:
- the cfap54 gene encoding cilia- and flagella-associated protein 54 isoform X1 → MDPLPASYYGQLDKSNPVISAFERDLKQFKSYMKRLLDSANFDHFSYSRGSVKLFDIWKKYKPRLPSPYYEEQLMQLADFLFQRKFYSLALWQGYRRYLHQICTASLESIKNVEHFKQSFFPEGFHTEGAKLTFCALQRECLCVFYLERERCRQPDYSGMQKLLSILAFLRIMMQAILPHESLCWLLYNGTLCIYEISRFLMSVSHSAQALDFLLWACVCLETSIPLLTPGLLPWRATLYCAVCACYYDEQAAVQAEVFARRALGKIRELEKLVEMSDSLPSAETQQAFKEATIKLAVMVFKRSVYEPRRKSKGIFKYKQKGNVREGHNGVWPRSLTERILMELFVGNAAQFLAVLEALRDTSRRPLPTGMSKEAEIQDVELELIMAGISILSGSGGSSDLVCNDSLPSSLSAITTTATATILELATAGENRISVDAAVTFVKLLFRYEQWDMFCTLSDSLVTVLSNMEGCPFQRDELELTLLRAAERVLSTHRVHLGTRDIMAEGQPDKDKFVGLVPMTDELLDLVQTLHACVCDTAQDMQPDGDLVLDIVLFVWEKCKLMFQRAQARPNDSVRYMGKMEYKDKWLQALSLLCGVASACHLADIDLVAVAEMTFRLVMALEASIESHPQSSTKTAEDHSLQSISAEKYTATCLMPQRSRAEHLEMACGVLERGLECVSRGRTVSLPCNASAICDNVFMQKFGGTHVELFESGQPEGTSTSCVSAFFMDLHVELLAFQHRVSLKLLDTYSDVESVEVRKRSVPAQGQPSETQSERTITECLLVEKIKKNKISKALFLAQKALLSYKKDTTNTGTKKFLEEAVGLMEKAEVEERRLNSASAPAEMGSDVAKGCRPPPPPVLLSRTNCSMTFTPAPYSLEGQVCWYRIYGREVEGVSLKVRIGDCHLPGTGEMIPSRGVCLLCVSGLEPNQKYLFAVAAYDAQGNLLGNTIGDTTRPLLASLPLPLLTTWAHLAQVAYQTGQYAVAKKACSELWSHFTLPSSPDPGAPQEPLEKHLEGLAQTRLRWETLQLSSPLLQQLFLSSIFVQTDIHIQEKALHCDSLADGSSFIWGQEARLAECERMLVAIDLALYLNESSDALQATVTCYSLLAPLIYYQIPSDAVIQVLLKCLVVLHEIAGVLRQKRPAAAMESLQHMVACITHYVAKGLRCMNEYRMALSVMDQGKELLQQMAESLLQPSKPAWVQQDGEEILQKKAANAHKVELCVQLNALEASVWKDKKMAVLLNDNGTTWNRAAVGSLGDDLSGQEDPAVLHMVIGCSSLKSAFRDVMKFKRKSRFIEFAALLLEKALLEDQLQLLPQWGQEILNWLKRRDEDLTVPKKPQGQSEKDSNNFTSSVIEYSTKKQKVGSVWCDKKTRELQKGHFSGPGVQISERGVMELMVRQLTPLVRRHRRRRRLRQISSEEWPWRCQLNLALARAHLGLLSNSLQARTGAPPQQCYSKMQLLSFSLARTGTLVKWKNTPQHIRAPQLNPPIPKPTFQPKGEPTLHKANDTSQGTENAGEESGEIEGENQLDSARTQLTNQSDSSEPSAPVIPATSHLVSQPLDILSKATVHLRRAMVLAHRGGQWTSLQWACGILWDQFCTMAVLVEQNQGSNTPDPFTLDQYYTVFTPLFALASDLLMDMGEKLQLWEVYNEGGEEVEARQQGGGASVDLCWLRSVVLHTLELLHYQAKWETLAHLALLYNCYTREHYAHVIIPVLVYAQKRLLERISHCGGPPAPQPHFTHTETVTGEKVTYRNYAGKQLLLHHHSSMEGWLRGGERDTAPEPLELAEVNRAMCVVRVPLDVQDTVQCLREMQLKGSYAHHAFQHSRTLLLLLLADTQHLEVPFCMEFSSGGRGRVEFDPVVITAPAIGPLDLSNRESSWMGSVWSSPLPPFQIQAVLASYGNSIKFLQANKYHALRVQALHDLGNLHFYSRNQKDAHSHWSKALDCALLTTGVLESWDGKSWGSSSSQHPLRHAGIRGCLQGAVLSAKIAQYVLTDNISQRTKCCLLSAKLFKCLLRVSLPHPDNDLDYCSYTLKTELIPGVELFSESDWSITGSVVSSIGFLCHWLYSSGHHLTALPLLALYQYIASNVCRDPYLTVSCRILKVKVLTELSLFAEAMTEIHSLMLGVDVPQSYRDCSRAEKDQYPQVQKFMNHKPLMDVCNLQVLEEVVNKRPSVDVLALYGPILTHRLLLAKIQLISAMCSTIHDLPEALASGTSWTSESSESQVKCSMTQRGSSTPDPPNAKSDQSPCSNPTMNSSKPEGLQLVSLLGETLTLGHVKALLLREASVQLSPQLLGLQNIHTDPEELELAVESRLLLSSLSLQWGQTAASADLAVSALRLLQDSPLFQRENPPPAPRNPLASVLKQSHERVKREQTLPEQPESAKGWWLRDVPAVVEAAERMGRCFWLRCRLAAVRSLTAHIPGTAIIPGLDSSMEADRLLKDGLAEAEAWGDPDTQALLLLQGVMLHFHCGKAPEESIAMLQEAVSLLSGRSALSLRSRLALAEATILLSERRGSSGQSLDLLAQRLLQQQLCALGECVILKTGGGLELPSNPGLMNIYNPQLPLLARTTMHLGLCIALQAMVNSLEEGEGPWKPWLAAQEVLECALAIAQASASRHHQLEADILYYKGMVGRVLMSLTTLQHQGVVESFLKSITLAHYHTHNLQLIHRCYVEMALIYLEQWQKSTATVAGPPAAPVPVPAPASSDKSQAWKRVRSTLNKNLTVGQSQLLLFWVCMRAATMTMEALTNCCQLCGFTGVTGVHIPLTSLKALPGFASNDLLHPCGGTEEPVQLCPSWTADTGNGADIGKKCQLTWVHLSRYYTHLLNLRHICTQPAAEQCVEGLLSVGGDPFLALRLNQLHTFFHHHLASYREKCVTPDPPAALILEPHVLQLSHTAKVCVRQPKQPLSDLYPWATVDTPQLRIQWHRPTLERRSPPPDTIVLVFGFNKAPLSAMHPSAVALADLEAGRRLISLDRLKALHGHLISACVEASVDSTVPVSLAPSRTASLDRGCGKASDKLTPCSPQQMLLEKTRHICNEIRSLLKPDLKFPPTTEVSSSRTPSILAHSLELHWPNLSTSGMEGIVAICSMVCLCPRRYLWR, encoded by the exons gatttaaaacagtttaaatcaTATATGAAGAGACTTCTAGACTCGGCAAACTTCGACCACTTCTCTTATTCTAGAGG GTCGGTGAAACTCTTTGATATatggaaaaaatacaaaccTCGTCTTCCGTCCCCCTATTACGAGGAACAACTGATGCAACTGGCAGATTTCCTTTTTCAAAGGAAA TTTTACAGCCTAGCGCTGTGGCAGGGATATAGGCGCTATCTTCATCAGATCTGTACTGCTAGCTTGGAGAGCATCAAGAATGTGGAACACTTCAAACAGTCCTTCTTTCCGGAAGGCTTTCATACTGAAGGAGCAAAGCTTACG TTCTGCGCTCTGCAAAGAGAATGCCTGTGTGTCTTCTACTTGGAGCGAGAGAGGTGCAGACAGCCAGATTATAGTGGCATGCAGAAGCTGCTTAGTATACTGGCGTTTCTGCGCATCATGATGCAAGCCATTCTGCCCCATGAGAGTTTATGCTGGTTACTATACAACG GCACTTTGTGTATATACGAGATAAGCAGGTTCCTGATGTCTGTGAGCCATTCTGCACAG GCTCTAGACTTCTTGCTgtgggcctgtgtgtgcctgGAGACCTCTATCCCTTTGCTGACACCAGGCTTACTGCCCTGGAGGGCAAcgctgtactgtgctgtatgTGCATGTTATTATGATGAGCAGGCTGCAGTTCAGGCCGAG GTTTTTGCAAGACGAGCTCTGGGTAAAATAAGGGAATTGGAGAAGCTGGTGGAGATGAGTGATTCACTACCGTCAGCTGAAACACAGCAAGCCTTTAAAGAAGCCACTATCAAA CTTGCAGTGATGGTATTTAAACGCTCTGTGTATGAACCTCGGAGGAAATCTAAAGGAATCTTCAAGTATAAACAAAAAGGCAATGTCAGGGAAGGTCATAAC gGTGTGTGGCCACGCTCGCTGACGGAGCGAATCCTGATGGAGCTTTTTGTGGGCAACGCCGCTCAGTTCCTGGCAGTGCTGGAAGCTCTGCGGGACACGTCCCGCAGGCCCCTGCCAACTGGCATGTCCAAAGAGGCCGAGATACAGGATGTGGAGCTCGAGCTCATAATGGCCGGCATCAGCATACTATCTG GAAGTGGAGGCTCTTCAGATCTCGTCTGTAATGACAGTTTGCCCTCCTCTTTAAGCGCCATCACTACTACTGCCACTGCCACAATTTTGGAGCTGGCCACAGCAG GAGAAAATCGGATCTCTGTGGATGCTGCAgtgacatttgtgaagctgttGTTCAGATACGAACAGTGGGATATGTTTTGTACCCTTTCAGACAGCCTTGTGACAGTACTGTCT AACATGGAGGGCTGTCCCTTCCAGAGGGATGAGCTGGAGCTTACCCTGCTCAGGGCCGCCGAGCGTGTCTTGTCCACTCACAGGGTCCACCTGGGTACCAGAGACATCATGGCTGAGGGTCAACCTG ATAAAGACAAGTTTGTGGGGCTAGTACCTATGACAGATGAGCTCCTGGATTTGGTCCAGAccctgcatgcgtgtgtctgtgacaCAGCCCAG gATATGCAGCCAGATGGGGACCTGGTGTTGGACATTGTGCTGTTTGTCTGGGAAAAATGTAAGCTCATGTTCCAAAGAGCTCAGGCAAGACCCAATGACTCAGTTCGCTACATGGGCAAGATGGAGTACAAAGACAAG TGGCTTCAGGCTCTGTCCCTACTGTGTGGGGTGGCCAGTGCCTGCCATTTGGCTGATATAGACCTAGTAGCGGTGGCTGAGATGACTTTCAGACTGGTCATGGCACTGGAGGCCAGCATAGAGTCCCATCCACAGTCTAGCACAAAGACAG CTGAAGACCACAGTCTGCAGTCCATCTCTGCAGAGAAATATACAGCTACATGTCTTATG CCCCAGAGGTCCCGGGCGGAGCATCTGGAGATGGCATGTGGTGTATTGGAGAGAGGCTTGGAGTGTGTGTCCAGAGGCAGGACAGTATCTCTCCCATGCAATGCTTCTGCCATCTGTGACAATGTCTTTATGCAG AAGTTTGGTGGCACACATGTGGAGCTTTTTGAAAGTGGACAGCCAGAGGGCACCAGCACTTCATGTGTCAGCGCCTTCTTCATGGACCTGCACGTCGAACTGTTGGCCTTCCAGCACAGAGTCTCCCTCAAGCTCCTAGATACCTACTCAG ATGTAGAGTCTGTTGAGGTGAGGAAGAGGTCAGTGCCTGCACAAGGCCAGCCCTCTGAGACACAGTCAGAGAGAACCATAACAG AGTGCCTGCTGGTAGAGAAGATCAAGAAGAACAAAATCTCCAAAGCTCTGTTCCTGGCTCAGAAGGCTTTACTTTCCTATAAGAAGGACACCACTAACACAGGCACCAAAAAGTTCCTTGAG GAGGCTGTGGGTTTAATGGAGAAAGCAGAAGTTGAGGAGAGGAGGTTGAATAGTGCTTCTGCTCCTGCGGAAATGGGGTCCGATGTAGCAAAGGGGTGtagaccccctccccctcctgtCTTACTCTCACGCACTAACTGCTCGATGACCTTCACCCCAGCACCGTACTCCCTGGAGGGGCAG GTTTGCTGGTACCGTATTTATGGTAGAGAAGTGGAGGGTGTCAGTTTGAAAGTGCGGATTGGAGACTGCCACCTACCTGGCACTGGTGAGATG ATTCCTTCTAGGGGTGTATGCTTGCTTTGTGTCAGCGGCCTGGAGCCCAACCAGAAGTACCTATTTGCTGTGGCAGCCTACGACGCTCAGGGAAACCTACTCGGCAACACCATCGGAGACACAACCAGGCCCCTGCTAGCCTCCCTGCCTTTACCTCTGTTGACAACCTGGGCCCATCTGGCTCAG GTGGCTTACCAAACAGGCCAGTATGCAGTAGCCAAAAAAGCCTGCAGTGAGCTGTGGAGCCACTTTACCTTGCCCTCAAGCCCGGATCCTGGTGCCCCACAAGAGCCATTAGAGAAACATCTTGAGGGGCTTGCTCAGACAAG GCTGCGCTGGGAAACCCTGCAGCTCTCCTCCCCTCTATTGCAGcagctttttctctcttccatctTCGTGCAGACTGACATCCACATCCAGGAGAAGGCGCTACACTGCGACTCCCTCGCTGATGGAAGCTCCTTCATCTGGGGACAG GAGGCCAGACTTGCAGAGTGTGAAAGAATGCTGGTGGCCATAGACCTGGCTCTGTATCTAAATGAGAGTAGCGACGCCCTGCAGGCCACGGTGACCTGCTACAGCCTCCTGGCCCCGCTTATCTACTATCAGATCCCATCCGATGCTGTGATTCAG GTCTTGTTGAAGTGTCTGGTGGTGCTGCACGAGATTGCAGGAGTGCTCAGGCAGAAACGACCTGCTGCTGCTATGGAGTCCCTGCAGCATATGGTGGCTTGCATCACACACTACGTAGCCAAG GGCTTGAGGTGCATGAATGAGTACCGCATGGCATTGTCAGTGATGGATCAGGGAAAAGAGCTCCTCCAGCAGATGGCAGAGAGCCTCCTGCAGCCATCCAAGCCTGCCTGGGTGCAGCAGGATGGG gagGAAATACTCCAGAAGAAGGCAGCAAATGCTCACAAGGTGGAGCTCTGTGTGCAGCTGAACGCTTTGGAGGCTAGTGTGTGGAAGGACAAGAAAATGGCGGTGTTGTTAAATGACAATGGCACAACCTGGAACAGAGCAG CAGTAGGTTCTCTGGGTGACGACCTCAGTGGACAAGAAGACCCCGCAGTTCTCCACATGGTGATTGGCTGTAGCTCTCTCAAGAGCGCCTTCAGGGATG TCATGAAGTTCAAACGGAAGTCTCGCTTCATAGAGTTTGCTGCACTGCTGCTGGAGAAGGCCCTGCTGGAGGATCAGCTCCAGCTGCTTCCCCAGTGGGGGCAGGAGATCCTCAACTGGCTGAAGAG GCGCGATGAAGATTTGACAGTCCCAAAGAAGCCCCAGGGGCAGTCAGAGAAAGATTCAAACAACTTTACATCATCTGTTATTGAGTACAGTACTAAA AAGCAGAAGGTGGGCAGTGTTTGGTGCGATAAGAAGACGAGAGAGTTGCAAAAGGGGCATTTTTCTGGACCAGGAGTCCAAATCTCTGAAAG AGGGGTGATGGAGCTCATGGTGAGGCAGCTCACTCCGCTGGTCAGGAGGCACCGGCGACGACGAAGGCTCAGGCAGATCTCCTCAGAGGAGTGGCCGTGGCGCTGCCAACTAAACCTGGCCCTGGCCCGTGCCCACCTGGGTCTGCTGAGCAACAGCCTGCAAGCCCGGACCGGAGCTCCTCCTCAGCAGTG TTATAGCAAGATGCAACTGCTGTCATTTTCCCTGGCACGTACTGGAACGCTGGTGAAATGGAAGAACACTCCCCAACACATCAGAGCTCCTCAGCTAAACCCCCCAATCCCAAAACCCACCTTTCAGCCCAAAGGTGAACCCACACTTCACAAAGCCAACGACACCAGCCAGG GAACTGAGAATGCTGGAGAGGAGTCTGGCGAGATTGAAGGCGAGAACCAGCTGGACTCGGCACGCACACAGCTGACCAACCAGTCAGACAGCAGTGAGCCGTCAGCGCCAGTCATACCTGCAACAAGCCACTTGGTCTCCCAGCCACTGGACATACTTTCCAAGGCCACAGTACACCTCAGGAGAGCTAtg GTGCTGGCCCACCGCGGAGGCCAGTGGACATCTCTGCAGTGGGCCTGTGGGATCCTGTGGGACCAGTTCTGCACCATGGCAGTGCTGGTGGAGCAAAACCAGGGCTCCAACACCCCTGACCCATTTACTCTGGACCAGTACTACACCGTGTTCACACCCCTGTTTGCACTGGCTTCTGACCTGCTCATGGACATGGGCGAGAAGCTTCAG ctgTGGGAAGTGTATAAtgagggaggtgaggaggtggaggccaGGCAGCAAGGAGGTGGGGCATCGGTGGACCTGTGCTGGCTGAGGAGCGTGGTGCTGCACACCCTGGAGCTCCTCCACTACCAGGCCAAGTGGGAAACTCTCGCCCACCTCGCCTTGCTCTACAACTGCTACACACG GGAGCACTACGCTCATGTGATAATCCCAGTGCTGGTGTATGCTCAAAAGAGACTGCTGGAAAGGATCAGCCACTGTGGTGGGCCTCCAGCGCCCCAGCCGCacttcactcacacagagacgGTCACTGGAGAGAAG GTCACATATAGGAACTATGCAGGCAAGCAGCTTCTCTTGCATCATCACTCCAGCATGGAGGGATGGCTtagggggggtgagagagacacGGCCCCCGAGCCTCTGGAACTGGCAG AGGTGAATAGGGCgatgtgtgtggtgcgtgtgccACTGGACGTCCAAGACACGGTGCAGTGCTTGCGAGAGATGCAGCTCAAAGGCTCTTACGCCCATCATGCTTTCCAGCACAGCCGCACGcttctgctgcttctgctggcCGACACGCAGCACC TGGAGGTGCCTTTCTGCATGGAGTTCTCCAGTGGTGGACGGGGCAGAGTGGAGTTCGACCCAGTAGTCATCACGGCACCGGCCATCGGTCCTCTAGACCTGTCCAACAGGGAGAGTAGCTGGATGGGCTCGGTGTGGAGCTCCCCACTGCCCCCCTTCCAAATCCAGGCTGTCCTCGCCTCATACGGCAACTCTATCA AATTCCTTCAGGCAAATAAGTACCATGCACTCCGGGTTCAAGCCCTACATGACCTTGGGAACCTGCATTTCTATAGCAGGAATCAAAA GGATGCTCATTCACACTGGAGCAAGGCTTTGGACTGCGCCCTGCTCACCACTGGTGTGCTGGAATCATGGGATGGCAAGTCATGGGGCAGCAGCTCCTCTCAACACCCCTTGAGGCATGCTGGGATACGGGGCTGTCTCCAGGGAGCTGTGCTGTCTGCCAAAATTGCTCA GTATGTTCTTACGGACAACATCAGCCAGCGAACAAAATGTTGTCTTCTTTCGGCCAAGCTCttcaag TGTCTTCTGAGGGTGTCCCTGCCCCACCCTGATAATGATCTGGACTACTGCTCTTACACACTGAAGACGGAGCTGATCCCTGGAGTAGAGCTCTTCTCCGAGTCGGACTGGAGCATCACTGGGAGCGTTGTGTCCAGCATTGGCTTCCTGTGCCACTGGCTCTACTCCTCAGGCCATCACCTCACa GCTCTTCCTTTGCTGGCTCTCTACCAGTACATAGCCAGTAATGTTTGTCGAGACCCATACCTCACTGTAAGCTGCAGAATACTGAAG GTGAAGGTGTTGACGGAGCTGAGCCTGTTTGCTGAGGCAATGACAGAGATCCACAGTCTCATGTTGGGAGTAGACGTCCCTCAGTCTTACCGTGAttgcagcagagcagagaaggaCCAG TATCCACAGGTGCAGAAGTTCATGAATCATAAACCTCTCATGGATGTTTGTAATCTCCAG GTTCTGGAGGAGGTGGTAAACAAAAGGCCCAGTGTAGATGTCCTAGCTCTGTATGGCCCCATCCTGACCCACCGTCTCCTCCTGGCCAAGATTCAACTCATCTCGGCCATGTGCAGCACTATTCACGACCTGCCAGAGGCCCTTGCTTCTGGCACCTCATGGACCTCAG AGTCATCAGAGAGTCAGGTGAAGTGCAGTATGACACAGAGGGGCTCGAGCACTCCTGATCCACCTAACGCCAAAAGTGATCAGTCTCCATGCAGTAACCCCACCATGAACAGCAGCAAGCCTGAAGGCCTGCAGTTAGTGTCTCTCCTGGGGGAGACACTTACCCTGGGCCATGTCAAG GCTTTGCTGCTCAGAGAGGCATCCGTCCAGCTGAGCCCCCAGCTGCTTGGCCTGCAGAACATCCACACGGACCCTGAGGAGCTGGAGCTAGCTGTGGAGTCCAGACTGCTCCTGTCCAGTCTCAGCCTGCAGTGGGGCCAAACTGCTGCCAG TGCGGACCTGGCGGTGTCTGCTCTCAGGCTGCTGCAGGACTCTCCTCTGTTCCAGCGCGAGAACCCCCCACCTGCTCCCCGGAACCCTCTAGCCTCTGTGCTCAAGCAGTCCCATGAAAGGGTCAAACGTGAGCAG ACGCTTCCGGAGCAGCCGGAGTCCGCTAAGGGTTGGTGGTTGCGGGATGTCCCGGCTGTGGTGGAGGCTGCCGAGCGCATGGGCCGCTGCTTCTGGCTGCGCTGCAGGCTGGCGGCTGTGCGCAGCCTCACTGCGCACATCCCTGGGACCGCCATCATCCCAG gtctGGACAGCAGCATGGAGGCGGATAGGCTACTGAAAGATGGCCTTGCTGAGGCTGAGGCCTGGGGAGACCCAGACACCCAGgccctgctgctcctgcagggGGTCATGTTGCACTTCCACTGTGGGAAAGCTCCAGAAGAGAGCATTGCCATGCTGCAG gaggcAGTAAGCCTGCTGTCTGGCCGTAGTGCTCTGTCTCTGCGCTCTCGTTTGGCTCTTGCTGAGGCCACCATTCTGCTGAGTGAGCGGAGAGGCTCGAGTGGCCAGTCACTGGACCTGCTTGCTCAGAGACTACTACAGCAGCAG CTGTGCGCTCTGGGGGAGTGTGTAATCTTGAAAACAGGGGGAGGCCTGGAACTGCCCTCCAATCCAGGTTTGATGAATATCTACAACCCacagctccctctgctggccagGACAACTATGCACCTGG GTCTCTGCATAGCCCTGCAGGCTATGGTGAACTCCCTCGAGGAGGGTGAGGGACCCTGGAAGCCCTGGCTGGCAGCTCAGGAGGTGCTAGAGTGCGCGCTCGCCATCGCCCAGGCCTCGGCCAGCCGCCACCACCAGCTGGAGGCTGACATCCTGTACTACAAGG GAATGGTGGGGAGAGTCCTAATGTCGCTGACGACACTCCAGCACCAGGGAGTGGTGGAGTCCTTCCTGAAGAGCATCACACTCGCTCATTATCACACCCATAATCTGCA GTTAATCCACAGATGCTATGTGGAAATGGCTCTGATATACCTGGAGCAGTGGCAGAAGAGCACTGCTACTGTAGCTGGGCCTCCAGCCGCTCCTGTGCCTGTTCCAGCACCCGCTAGTTCAGACAAG TCTCAAGCCTGGAAACGGGTGAGGTCTACTCTAAATAAAAACCTAACGGTGGGTCAGAGTCAGCTACTGCTCTTCTGGGTTTGTATGAGAGCAGCTACCATG ACCATGGAGGCTCTTACAAATTGTTGCCAGTTATGTGGCTTCACTGGTGTCACAGGTGTCCATATTCCTCTCACGTCACTAAAAGCTCTTCCTGGTTTTGCCTCCAATGACCTGCTGCATCCTTGTG GGGGGACAGAGGAGCCTGTGCAGCTTTGCCCCAGCTGGACTGCAGACACAGGTAACGGAGCGGACATCGGGAAAAAGTGCCAGCTCACCTGGGTGCACCTGTCACGCTACTACACACATCTGCTCAACCTGAGGCACATCTGCACACAGCCAG cagcagagcagtgtgtggaGGGGTTGCTGTCTGTAGGTGGTGACCCCTTTCTAGCTCTAAGATTGAATCAGCTGCACACCTTCTTTCACCACCACCTAGCCAGCTACAGAGAGAAGTGTGTTACACCTGATCCTCCAGCTGCCCTCATTCTGGAGCCCCATGTTCTACAG TTGTCCCACACTGCGAAGGTCTGTGTGCGTCAGCCCAAGCAGCCACTGTCGGACCTGTACCCCTGGGCCACGGTGGACACACCGCAGCTGCGCATCCAGTGGCATCGTCCCACTCTGGAGCGCCGCAGCCCACCACCCGACACG ATTGTGCTGGTCTTTGGGTTTAATAAAGCTCCACTGTCTGCTATGCATCCCAGCGCAGTGGCTCTTGCAGATTTAGAAGCTGGAAGGCGACTCATCTCTCTTGACAG GCTGAAAGCTCTTCATGGCCACCTGATCTCAGCATGTGTGGAGGCCAGTGTGGATTCAACAGTGCCTGTTTCATTGGCTCCCAGCAGAACCGCCTCCCTAGACCGTGGGTGTGGCAAGGCATCTGACAAACTCACCCCCTGCAGCCCCCAACAG ATGCTGCTGGAGAAGACCAGACATATCTGTAACGAGATAAGGAGTCTACTGAAGCCTGATCTAAAATTTCCTCCTACCACAGAGGTAAGCAGCAGCAGAACACCTAGCATACTGGCCCACAGCCTCGAGCTTCACTGGCCTAATCTCAGCACGAGTGGGATGGAAGGCATCGTGGCCATCTGCTCCATGGTGTGTCTGTGCCCCCGCAGGTACCTGTGGAGATGA